In one Plasmodium falciparum 3D7 genome assembly, chromosome: 14 genomic region, the following are encoded:
- a CDS encoding epoxide hydrolase 2 produces the protein MRNINGFYSISIKKKNLSTYDKLILGKSSECSCDKDLEKNKKFVNKFYVMCLRYCLIGLICIAIILNNCLLETERFSTPKLDDNVYRRILCDVIKDGIGANNLKKNIRQRTNNEQDNNYKDDERFIKYEIPDSLKNDNIECPYEYGEVFYGTHGIINYELKGNPESETLVITFHGLYGSNLEFYEIQKFLVKSNYQVLNFDLYGYGLSATPKYNDKEKTYGVDFYVEQTEELLKHLNLENKDYYLMGFSMGCIIAAGFTRKHTEKVKKMVLISPVGVLNEKPWYLKIFKKCSCLINLSTFVLRPFCFRSFKGKMVNGYDDDEEVELDIGNGGNHNNSDDNDIYQKNEFLYNRLMWHLFVKKDNVAQSILGCINNLHMWSAHHIYREVGKIGIPVLILGGKDDEYCSEEVFENTSRYFKNTHLIIFDDASHLVLLEETRKINMCTLLFFKSPNDVCLQEFKNRLPIDKNGQYKT, from the exons ATGAGAAATATTAATGGGTTCTATTCTatttcaataaaaaaaaaaaacttaagTACATATGATAAACTAATTTTGGGAAAATCTTCCGAATGTTCCTGTGATAAGGAtttggaaaaaaataagaagtTTGTAAATAAGTTTTATGTGATGTGTTTAAGATATTGTTTAATTGGATTGATATGTATAGCAATAATATTG aatAATTGCTTATTAGAAACTGAAAGGTTTTCCACTCCAAAATTAGATGACAATGTTTATAGAAGGATATTATGTGATGTAATTAAAGATGGTATAGGGGCAAACAAtttgaaaaagaatataagaCAGAGAACCAATAATGAAcaagataataattataaagacGATGAAAggtttattaaatatgaaattCCTGAtagtttaaaaaatgataatattgaaTGCCCTTATGAATACGGTGAAGTATTTTATGGAACACATGGcataataaattatgaatTGAAGGGGAATCCGGAATCTGAGACTTTGGTAATTACATTTCATGGATTATATGGATCTAATTTAGAATTTTATGAAATTCAAAAATTTTTGGTAAAATCGAATTATCAAGTTCTtaattttgatttatatGGTTATGGTTTATCTGCAACAccaaaatataatgataaagaaaaaacgTATGGTGTTGATTTTTATGTAGAACAAACAGAAGAATTATTAAAGCATTTGAACCTAGAAAATAaggattattatttaatgggTTTTTCTATGGGATGTATAATAGCCGCAGGGTTTACTCGAAAGCATACAGAAAAAGTGAAAAAAATGGTATTAATATCACCCGTTGGTGTATTGAATGAGAAACCTtggtatttaaaaatattcaaaaaatgttCTTGCTTAATTAATTTGTCAACTTTTGTTTTACGGCCTTTTTGTTTTAGATCATTTAAAGGAAAAATGGTAAATGgatatgatgatgatgaagaagtaGAACTTGATATTGGGAATGGTGGTAACCATAATAatagtgatgataatgatatctatcaaaaaaatgagtttttatataatagacTAATGTGGCATCTTTTCGTAAAAAAAGATAACGTAGCACAATCCATACTTGGTTGCATAAATAATTTGCATATGTGGAGTGCTCATCATATTTATAGAGAAGTTGGGAAAATTGGAATACCTGTCTTAATTTTAGGTGGAAAGGATGATGAATATTGTTCAGAGGAAGTTTTTGAGAATACAAgtagatattttaaaaacacACATTTAATCATATTCGACGATGCTAGTCATTTAGTTCTATTAGAAGAAACACGAAAAATTAATATGtgtacattattattttttaaatcgcCCAATGATGTATGTTTACAAGAATTTAAAAACAGATTACCTATTGATAAAAATGGTCAATATAAAACATGA